Proteins encoded within one genomic window of Campylobacter lari:
- the dapA gene encoding 4-hydroxy-tetrahydrodipicolinate synthase has translation MDNNIIIGAMTALITPFKNGKLDEQTYHKLIKRQIANGIDVVVPVGTTGESATLTHEEHRICIEIALDACKGSSCKVLAGAGSNATHEAVSLAKFAQEHGADGILSVTPYYNKPTQEGLYLHYKEIAKSIDIPVLLYNVPGRTGCELQTETIIRLFRDCENIYGVKEASGSIDKCVDLLAHEPRMILLSGEDAINYPILSNGGKGVISVTSNLLPDMISKLTHLALKEKYIEAKKINDELYNINKILFCESNPIPIKAAMYIAGLTPTLEYRLPLCKPSDCNLTKIEAIMKNYNIKGF, from the coding sequence ATGGACAATAACATCATCATAGGAGCAATGACAGCTTTAATAACTCCATTTAAAAATGGAAAATTAGATGAGCAAACTTACCATAAACTTATCAAAAGACAAATCGCAAATGGAATTGATGTAGTAGTGCCTGTTGGAACAACCGGAGAAAGTGCCACCTTAACCCATGAAGAGCATAGAATTTGTATAGAAATAGCACTAGATGCATGCAAAGGAAGTTCTTGTAAGGTTTTAGCAGGAGCAGGAAGCAATGCCACACATGAAGCTGTAAGTTTAGCTAAGTTTGCACAAGAGCATGGAGCTGATGGAATTTTAAGCGTTACTCCATATTATAACAAACCCACACAAGAAGGTTTATATCTTCATTATAAAGAAATAGCAAAAAGTATAGATATACCTGTACTTTTATATAATGTCCCAGGAAGAACAGGGTGTGAGCTTCAAACAGAAACTATTATAAGATTATTTAGAGATTGTGAAAATATTTACGGGGTAAAAGAAGCTAGTGGAAGCATTGATAAATGCGTTGATTTGCTAGCGCATGAACCTAGAATGATACTTTTAAGCGGGGAAGATGCGATTAATTATCCTATACTTTCAAATGGCGGTAAGGGTGTGATTTCAGTTACTTCAAATTTACTTCCTGATATGATTTCAAAATTAACTCATCTAGCTTTAAAAGAAAAATACATTGAAGCTAAAAAAATCAATGATGAGTTATATAATATTAATAAAATTTTATTTTGTGAAAGCAATCCTATACCTATTAAAGCGGCAATGTATATAGCAGGTTTAACCCCTACTTTAGAATATCGTTTGCCACTTTGCAAACCTAGTGATTGCAATTTAACAAAAATAGAAGCGATTATGAAAAACTATAATATAAAAGGATTTTAA
- a CDS encoding quinone-dependent dihydroorotate dehydrogenase, whose translation MTYESLKPLIYKLDPENAHALAEFSMRTLDCIFPGGLSFFAKDCIINDEILNQEIFNLNFYNPVGLAGGFDKNATMIRPLSALGFGFLEYGTFTPKPQNGNEKPRLFRLVEQESIQNAMGFNNKGKDAIAKEVKKVYPFSIPLVANIGKNKITPNEEAINDYIILLKEFKDLCDLFVINISSPNTKNLRDLQSEEFVNTLFNQAKEITKKPVILKIAPDMSIDSAISLCKSAISAKADGIIMANTSIDYSLIDNTRTFGGISGRLITQKSATFFKEVAKEIYQDTILIASGGIDSAELAYERIKNGASLVQIYTAMIFKGPSIVKNINQGLIELLKQDGFNHISQAIGVNFK comes from the coding sequence ATGACTTATGAAAGTTTAAAACCTTTAATATATAAATTAGATCCAGAAAATGCCCATGCTTTAGCTGAATTTAGTATGCGAACGCTAGATTGTATATTTCCTGGAGGGCTTAGTTTTTTTGCAAAAGATTGTATAATAAATGATGAAATTTTAAATCAAGAAATTTTTAATTTAAATTTTTACAATCCTGTGGGCTTAGCAGGTGGCTTTGATAAAAATGCAACTATGATAAGACCGCTAAGTGCTTTAGGTTTTGGCTTTTTAGAATATGGAACTTTCACCCCAAAACCTCAAAATGGCAACGAAAAACCTAGACTTTTTAGACTTGTTGAACAAGAAAGTATTCAAAATGCTATGGGTTTTAATAATAAAGGTAAAGATGCTATCGCAAAAGAAGTAAAAAAAGTCTATCCTTTTAGCATACCTTTAGTAGCAAATATAGGCAAAAATAAAATCACTCCAAATGAAGAAGCTATTAATGATTATATTATTTTATTAAAAGAATTTAAAGATTTGTGCGATTTGTTTGTGATTAATATATCCTCTCCAAATACCAAAAATTTAAGAGATTTACAAAGTGAGGAATTTGTAAACACCCTATTTAATCAAGCAAAAGAAATCACAAAAAAACCTGTGATTTTAAAAATTGCTCCAGATATGAGTATAGATAGTGCAATTTCACTTTGCAAAAGTGCTATTAGTGCAAAAGCTGATGGTATTATCATGGCAAATACTAGTATAGATTATTCTTTAATTGATAATACAAGAACCTTTGGTGGAATTAGTGGTAGATTAATCACTCAAAAAAGTGCGACATTTTTTAAAGAAGTAGCTAAAGAAATTTATCAAGATACTATTTTAATAGCAAGCGGTGGTATAGATAGTGCTGAACTTGCTTATGAACGCATTAAAAATGGAGCTAGTTTGGTTCAAATTTATACAGCTATGATTTTTAAAGGACCAAGTATTGTTAAAAATATCAATCAAGGATTAATTGAACTTTTAAAACAAGATGGTTTTAATCATATTAGTCAAGCTATAGGAGTTAATTTTAAATGA
- a CDS encoding M16 family metallopeptidase — MINYKKITLENELEIYTLPVNKKSGVISVDIFYKVGSRNEKMGKSGIAHMLEHLNFKSTKNLKAGEFDEIVKGFGGVDNASTGFDYTHYFIKCSSENLDKSLWLFAELMRNLNLKDDEFQPERNVVLEERRWRTDNNPLGYLYFRLYNHAFLHHPYHWTPIGFFKDIQNWKIGDIQDFHQTFYQPKNAILLVSGDINEDEVFNLAKKHFQDIKNTKEIPIVHEKEPEQDGAKRVILHKESDTQLLALAYKIPAFNHEDMPKLCALSELLGNGKSSLISEILIDKLELINEFYAYASENIDENLFIFICVCNEDIKAEDVEKELLKILEDVKNAKFDDAIMEKIKNTVKSDFIFSLSNASSVANIYGSYLAKGDLKPLLDYEKNIENLSKDDLIHCARKYFNEDKSTTIILKRGENGQ; from the coding sequence ATGATTAATTATAAAAAAATCACCCTTGAAAATGAACTTGAAATTTACACTTTACCTGTAAATAAAAAAAGCGGGGTTATAAGTGTAGATATTTTTTATAAAGTTGGCTCAAGAAATGAAAAAATGGGAAAAAGCGGCATAGCTCACATGCTTGAACATTTAAATTTTAAAAGTACAAAAAATTTAAAAGCAGGCGAATTTGATGAGATAGTCAAGGGTTTTGGTGGAGTGGATAATGCAAGTACTGGTTTTGACTATACGCATTATTTTATAAAATGCTCTAGTGAAAATTTAGACAAATCTTTGTGGCTTTTTGCTGAATTAATGCGTAATTTAAATTTAAAAGATGATGAGTTTCAGCCTGAAAGAAATGTAGTTTTAGAAGAAAGGCGTTGGAGAACTGATAATAATCCTTTAGGATATTTATATTTTAGATTATACAATCATGCCTTTTTACATCATCCATATCATTGGACTCCAATAGGCTTTTTTAAAGATATACAAAATTGGAAAATAGGAGATATACAAGATTTTCATCAAACTTTTTATCAACCCAAAAATGCTATTTTGCTTGTGAGTGGCGATATTAATGAAGATGAAGTTTTCAATCTTGCTAAAAAACATTTTCAAGATATAAAAAACACCAAAGAAATCCCTATAGTTCATGAAAAAGAACCTGAACAAGATGGTGCTAAACGCGTGATCTTGCACAAAGAAAGCGATACACAACTACTAGCACTTGCATACAAAATTCCTGCATTTAATCATGAAGATATGCCAAAACTTTGCGCATTGAGTGAGCTTTTAGGAAATGGAAAAAGTTCTTTAATAAGTGAAATTTTAATTGATAAATTAGAACTAATCAATGAATTTTATGCCTATGCAAGTGAAAATATAGATGAGAATTTATTTATATTTATTTGTGTTTGTAATGAAGATATAAAAGCAGAAGATGTTGAAAAAGAGCTTTTGAAAATTCTTGAAGATGTAAAAAATGCCAAATTTGATGATGCTATCATGGAAAAAATCAAAAATACCGTAAAAAGTGATTTTATTTTTTCACTAAGCAATGCAAGTAGCGTTGCAAATATTTATGGATCTTATCTTGCAAAGGGTGATTTAAAACCTTTGCTTGATTATGAAAAAAATATAGAAAATCTAAGCAAAGATGATTTAATTCATTGTGCTAGAAAATACTTCAATGAAGACAAATCTACAACAATAATCTTAAAAAGGGGCGAAAATGGACAATAA